The proteins below come from a single Ochotona princeps isolate mOchPri1 chromosome 6, mOchPri1.hap1, whole genome shotgun sequence genomic window:
- the LOC101524002 gene encoding olfactory receptor 4F3/4F16/4F29-like → MKAVNYTEVSEFVFLGLSASSPAQHFFLAFSTVSYVVIILGNLLVVSAVILEPHLHSPMYFLLGNLSFIDLCLSTLTVPKMLSDLSFGNNTISFQGCVTQIFALHVLGGSEMVLLIAMALDRYVAICKPLHYLSIMNPRMCTMLLSGAWVIGLLHSVAQLAFVVHLPFCGPNVIDSFYCDLPQFIRLACADTDRMEFMVTANSGFISTGTFFLLIISYISILVTVWKRSSGGLSKALSTLSAHIIVVILFFGPCIFVYMRPFPTVSVDKFLAILDFMITPILNPAIYTLRNKDMKMAMKRLSNQVLSLRRIS, encoded by the coding sequence ATGAAAGCGGTAAATTACACTGAGGTTTCTGAATTTGTGTTCCTGGGACtgtctgcttccagtcctgcGCAGCATTTCTTCCTTGCCTTCTCCACTGTGTCTTACGTTGTAATCATTCTGGGGAATCTCCTGGTTGTGTCTGCAGTGATACTTGAGCCTCATTTACATTCTCCCATGTACTTCCTCTTAGGAAACCtctcatttattgatttatgtctTTCAACATTAACAGTTCCTAAGATGCTTTCTGACCTTTCCTTTGGGAACAATACCATTTCATTCCAGGGATGTGTCACACAGATATTTGCCCTGCATGTTCTGGGTGGGTCTGAGATGGTGCTACTCATAGCCATGGCCCTGGACAGATATGTGGCCATATGCAAACCCCTCCACTACCTGAGCATCATGAACCCACGGATGTGCACTATGCTTCTGTCTGGAGCTTGGGTTATTGGTCTCCTTCACTCAGTGGCCCAGTTAGCTTTTGTTGTCCATTTACCATTTTGTGGTCCCAATGTGATTGATAGTTTTTACTGTGACCTTCCTCAGTTTATCAGACTTGCTTGTGCAGACACAGATAGAATGGAGTTCATGGTAACTGCCAATAGTGGGTTCATTTCCACTGGCACCTTCTTCTTACTGATTATCTCCTATATTTCCATCCTGGTCACTGTGTGGAAACGCTCCTCAGGTGGTTTGTCCAAGGCCCTCTCAACACTTTCAGCTCACATCATTGTGGTAATTCTGTTCTTTGGACCTTGCATCTTTGTCTACATGCGGCCATTTCCTACAGTGTCGGTGGATAAGTTTCTTGCCATATTGGACTTTATGATTACACCTATCCTGAATCCTGCCATATACACACTGAGGAATAAAGACATGAAGATGGCAATGAAGAGACTGAGCAATCAAGTATTAAGTCTGAGAAGAATCTCCTAA
- the LOC101524236 gene encoding olfactory receptor 4K14-like: protein MDLGNQSIVSEFVLLGLCQSWNTQALLFVIFLMLYLLIVSGNVFIVILIITDSHLHSPMYFLLANLSFVDMWLSSVTTPKMITDFLRESKTISFGGCMCQILFVHFVGGGEMVLLVVMAYDRYVAICKPLHYATIMSLQKCTGLVVIAWTIGFVHALSQMAVIVQLPFCGPKEIDSFFCDIPLVIKLACMDSSNLEILMNGDSGVLAMTCFILLLISYTYILLTVYKSSKTGASKALSTCTAHITVVVLFFGPCIFIYVWPLSITWVDKFLAVFYSVITPLLNPGIYTLRNKDMQYAMNRFRNYYMES from the coding sequence ATGGATTTAGGAAATCAGTCTATAGTGTCAGAATTCGTGCTTCTGGGACTTTGCCAGTCATGGAACACTCAAGCCTTACTCTTTGTGATATTTTTGATGCTTTATCTGCTCATCGTGTCTGGAAATGTTTTCATCGTAATCTTAATCATCACTGACTCACATCTCCACTCCCCCATGTACTTCCTGTTGGCCAATCTGTCCTTTGTCGACATGTGGCTTTCCTCAGTCACCACTCCTAAGATGATCACAGACTTCCTCAGGGAGAGCAAGACCATTTCCTTTGGAGGCTGCATGTGCCAGATCCTGTTTGTGCATTTTGTTGGAGGGGGTGAGATGGTGCTTCTAGTAGTTATGGCCTACGACCGTTACGTGGCCATCTGCAAACCTCTCCATTATGCTACTATTATGAGCCTGCAAAAGTGCACTGGGTTGGTGGTGATTGCCTGGACCATTGGCTTTGTGCATGCCCTGAGCCAAATGGCTGTAATTGTGCAGCTGCCTTTCTGTGGCCCCAAGGAAATAGATAGCTTCTTCTGTGATATACCACTGGTAATCAAGCTAGCTTGCATGGATTCCTCTAACTTGGAGATTTTAATGAATGGTGACAGTGGAGTTCTGGCTATGACCTGCTTTATTCTATTGCTGATATCCTACACATATATTCTTCTCACTGTCTACAAAAGCTCTAAAACTGGAGCATCCAAGGCCCTCTCTACCTGCACTGCCCACATCACTGTGGTGGTGCTcttctttggaccctgcatcttcATCTATGTGTGGCCACTCAGTATCACCTGGGTAGACAAATTTCTTGCTGTGTTCTATTCAGTTATTACACCTCTCCTAAATCCAGGCATCTATACCTTGAGAAATAAAGATATGCAATATGCTATGAATAGATTTAGAAACTATTACATGGAATCATAG